Proteins found in one Lutimonas zeaxanthinifaciens genomic segment:
- a CDS encoding YciI family protein, giving the protein MKQFDFSLVMVIACSLLFLNCQNRIKETTEESNENQKTLEVISEYDSISAASYGADEYGMKKYVIAFLKRGPNKSLDSIKRDKLQRAHLDNISKLAEEGKLVLAGPFFGNEDLRGIYIFDVQSIDEARLLTETDPSIKQGILVMELKEWYGSAGLMAIPKIHPTLAKKDI; this is encoded by the coding sequence ATGAAACAATTTGATTTTAGTCTTGTTATGGTAATTGCTTGTTCATTACTATTCCTGAATTGCCAGAATAGAATAAAAGAGACAACAGAAGAATCAAATGAAAATCAAAAAACACTTGAAGTAATTTCCGAATATGATTCGATCTCCGCAGCCTCTTATGGAGCTGATGAGTATGGAATGAAAAAATATGTAATCGCCTTTTTAAAAAGAGGGCCAAATAAAAGCCTCGATTCAATAAAGAGGGATAAACTTCAAAGAGCCCATCTTGATAATATCAGTAAACTTGCAGAAGAAGGTAAACTGGTCTTGGCAGGGCCTTTTTTTGGGAATGAAGACCTTAGAGGAATTTACATTTTTGATGTCCAGTCAATCGATGAGGCCAGATTATTAACAGAAACAGATCCCTCAATAAAACAAGGCATTCTTGTTATGGAATTAAAAGAATGGTACGGATCTGCAGGATTAATGGCAATCCCTAAAATACATCCTACTCTGGCAAAAAAAGATATTTGA
- a CDS encoding WD40/YVTN/BNR-like repeat-containing protein, with protein MKKIILIILVFSNLCYSQKFDIQNLKGINPRPIGPAGMSGRITAIDVVNDQPNIIYVGAASGGVWKSESEGISWTPVFDKENLQSVGAICIQQSNPDVIWVGTGEGNPRNSSNGGFGIYKSLDGGATWKLMGLEKTRNIHRIIVDRDNPDIVYVAAIGSPWGEHPERGVYKTKDGGKTWDKILFVDNKTGAADLVVDANNPNKLIAAMWDHRRKPYTFKSGGKGSGLYISFDGGENWTRKTDKDGLPKGDLGRIGLAISRSNPKVVYALIESKKNGLYKSEDGGFKWNLINSNSSGRGSSGIGNRPFYYSDIFVDPQNEHRIYTVFTYVNYSIDGGKSFKQLMPAYNSNAGIHPDHHAWWIHPENPDFMIDGNDGGLNITKDKGKTWRFVENLPVGQFYHINIDNEFPYNVYGGMQDNGTWVGPSYVLRSQGIRNSYWQEILFGDGFDVIPDPQNTRYGYGMSQQGYVSQYDRQTGATKSIRPVHPDPDIKLRFNWNSAIAIDPFDQKTIYFGSQFVHKSSNKGHEWEIISPDLTTNDPDKQKQYDSGGLTMDATGAENYCSILAISPSSMVEGELWVGTDDGRVQLTKDGGKSWTDISPSMAGIPKDGWIAQIKTSTFNKGEAYVVMNNYRNFDFKPYLLRTRDYGKTWQNLLQGKNEEFGYSLSMVQDPVNKNLLFLGTEYGLYLSLDEGKNWNKWTENYPSAPTMDMMIHPTEHDLAIATFGRSFYIIDDIRPLRQLASEGPGLFERTLTLFDPPKAYLAKYQEANGTRFAGNAIFNGENRKSGAMISFAIKKEEKSGDSGNNSDANLNDSASDSTIDPEESKEIRKDSLILEIYTMNHQLIRTLKPKLPKENGIHRTYWDLREKGVFSPSREEVNTKNEPAGAYVVPGTYVLKMSYLGQSDSTQIEVAYDPRIEMSQEVLVQKYEILKTLYQKRDLAFRAAERLKESKKVASGVKTQAKKTDKDKFDDLIKASDSIQKSIDLLMDEVFGKEDKRQGITAPEKPSNISYLDKAISYVWYLMKAPGKTEKQLIQNAETKLNPVIDHINDFYDREWTAYRKQVEEANISIFKDYDTLK; from the coding sequence ATGAAAAAAATTATACTTATTATTTTAGTTTTCAGTAACTTATGTTATTCTCAGAAATTCGATATTCAAAATTTGAAAGGCATAAATCCAAGACCAATTGGTCCGGCCGGTATGAGTGGAAGAATAACTGCAATTGATGTGGTGAATGACCAGCCCAATATAATTTATGTCGGAGCTGCCTCAGGTGGTGTATGGAAGTCAGAAAGTGAAGGAATTTCCTGGACCCCTGTTTTTGATAAAGAAAATTTACAATCCGTTGGAGCCATTTGTATCCAGCAAAGTAATCCTGACGTTATCTGGGTGGGTACGGGCGAAGGTAATCCCAGGAATAGTTCCAATGGAGGCTTTGGAATATACAAGAGCCTCGATGGTGGGGCGACCTGGAAATTGATGGGATTAGAGAAAACAAGGAATATTCACCGTATTATTGTAGATCGTGACAATCCCGATATCGTCTATGTTGCCGCAATCGGATCTCCCTGGGGTGAGCACCCTGAACGAGGTGTTTATAAAACCAAAGACGGAGGAAAGACCTGGGACAAGATTCTTTTTGTCGATAACAAAACAGGGGCGGCGGATTTGGTGGTCGATGCCAATAATCCGAATAAACTTATTGCTGCCATGTGGGATCACAGAAGAAAACCTTACACCTTTAAATCAGGAGGAAAAGGTTCCGGATTATATATAAGCTTTGACGGTGGTGAAAACTGGACCCGAAAAACGGACAAGGACGGGCTTCCAAAAGGGGACCTTGGAAGAATAGGCCTTGCTATTTCCCGAAGCAACCCCAAAGTGGTTTATGCCCTCATAGAGTCCAAGAAAAATGGCTTGTACAAATCAGAAGATGGAGGTTTCAAATGGAATCTCATCAACAGTAATTCTTCCGGCCGTGGCAGTAGTGGTATCGGAAACCGGCCCTTTTATTATTCCGATATTTTTGTCGACCCGCAAAATGAACATCGTATCTATACGGTATTTACTTATGTAAATTACAGCATTGACGGCGGCAAGAGCTTTAAGCAATTGATGCCGGCTTATAACAGTAATGCGGGAATTCACCCTGATCATCATGCCTGGTGGATCCATCCGGAAAATCCCGACTTCATGATCGATGGAAATGACGGGGGGTTAAATATTACCAAGGATAAGGGAAAGACCTGGAGATTTGTGGAAAATCTTCCTGTAGGACAATTTTACCATATTAACATTGATAACGAATTTCCGTACAACGTTTATGGAGGAATGCAGGATAACGGAACCTGGGTAGGCCCTTCCTACGTTCTTCGATCTCAAGGTATAAGAAATTCTTACTGGCAGGAGATCTTATTTGGCGATGGATTTGATGTGATACCTGATCCTCAAAACACAAGATACGGCTATGGCATGTCTCAACAGGGATATGTGAGCCAATACGATCGTCAGACCGGGGCAACTAAGTCAATCAGGCCGGTTCATCCCGATCCGGATATCAAGCTCAGATTTAACTGGAATTCTGCAATAGCCATCGATCCGTTTGATCAAAAAACAATTTATTTTGGCAGTCAGTTTGTCCATAAATCATCCAATAAAGGACACGAATGGGAAATAATTTCGCCGGATCTAACAACAAATGATCCCGATAAACAAAAGCAATATGATAGTGGCGGGTTGACTATGGATGCCACAGGAGCCGAGAATTACTGCAGTATTTTAGCGATTAGCCCTAGTTCCATGGTCGAAGGAGAATTATGGGTAGGAACTGACGATGGTCGGGTTCAATTGACTAAAGACGGAGGAAAATCCTGGACCGATATCAGCCCTTCTATGGCAGGAATCCCAAAAGATGGATGGATTGCACAGATAAAAACCTCCACCTTTAACAAAGGTGAAGCCTATGTTGTGATGAATAATTATCGAAATTTTGACTTCAAGCCCTATTTGCTAAGAACCAGGGACTACGGGAAGACCTGGCAAAATTTATTGCAGGGAAAGAATGAAGAATTTGGTTATAGTTTGTCAATGGTTCAGGATCCTGTCAATAAAAATCTTTTGTTTCTGGGAACAGAATACGGGCTATATCTCAGCCTGGATGAAGGAAAAAACTGGAATAAATGGACCGAGAACTATCCAAGTGCACCTACAATGGATATGATGATTCATCCAACTGAACACGACCTTGCCATAGCCACCTTTGGTAGATCATTTTACATCATTGACGATATTCGTCCGTTGAGGCAGTTAGCCTCTGAGGGGCCCGGCCTCTTTGAAAGGACCTTAACCTTATTTGACCCTCCAAAAGCCTATTTAGCGAAATATCAGGAAGCCAACGGAACAAGGTTTGCCGGCAATGCCATCTTTAACGGAGAAAACAGAAAAAGCGGTGCCATGATAAGCTTCGCCATAAAAAAAGAGGAAAAATCAGGTGACTCCGGCAATAACAGTGACGCTAACCTTAATGACTCTGCCAGTGATTCTACGATTGATCCTGAAGAAAGTAAGGAAATACGAAAAGATAGCCTTATTCTTGAGATTTATACGATGAACCATCAATTGATTCGAACCTTAAAGCCCAAATTACCAAAAGAAAACGGGATTCACAGAACCTATTGGGATTTAAGAGAAAAAGGTGTGTTTTCGCCTTCAAGAGAAGAAGTCAATACCAAAAATGAACCTGCGGGCGCTTATGTTGTACCCGGGACCTATGTCCTAAAAATGAGTTATCTGGGACAATCGGACTCTACTCAGATCGAGGTAGCCTATGACCCAAGAATAGAAATGTCTCAAGAGGTTTTGGTTCAAAAATATGAGATACTTAAAACCCTTTATCAAAAAAGAGATCTGGCATTCAGGGCCGCGGAAAGACTGAAAGAGTCAAAAAAAGTTGCGTCAGGGGTGAAAACACAGGCAAAGAAAACCGATAAAGATAAATTTGATGACCTGATAAAGGCCAGTGACAGCATTCAGAAATCGATCGATCTTCTTATGGATGAAGTTTTTGGTAAAGAAGATAAAAGGCAGGGAATTACGGCTCCTGAAAAACCTTCGAATATTTCGTATCTGGACAAAGCGATCAGCTATGTTTGGTATTTGATGAAGGCACCGGGCAAAACAGAAAAACAATTGATCCAAAATGCTGAAACTAAATTGAACCCGGTAATTGATCACATCAATGATTTTTACGACAGAGAGTGGACAGCATACAGAAAGCAGGTTGAAGAGGCCAACATCAGCATTTTTAAAGATTATGATACTTTAAAATAA
- a CDS encoding TPM domain-containing protein: MQTSLIKYFSLLIFFLFGTVQIIWAQDYLPEVPKNQTSVYDQAQMMSKAESKNLERKLINYSDTTSTQIVVITINSLEGNDIALYATELAHKWGIGQKGKDNGIILLVSKTDRKMTIRTGYGVEHLLTDALSKRIIENIITPEFKRGNFYKGLDEGTDAIIAIMSGEYQGERPYEEPNGKFSAFIIVIIFIVIMIILSRRNKGGGRNRGRRSGGFSLLDAIILSNAGRGGFGSRGGGFGGGSGGGFGGGGFGGGFGGGGFGGGGASGGW; this comes from the coding sequence ATGCAAACAAGCCTCATTAAATATTTTAGCCTGTTAATTTTTTTCTTATTCGGGACTGTTCAAATAATTTGGGCTCAGGACTATTTACCCGAAGTACCTAAAAATCAAACCAGTGTTTATGACCAGGCTCAAATGATGAGCAAGGCAGAATCGAAAAACCTTGAGAGAAAACTAATTAATTACAGCGATACCACTTCAACTCAGATCGTGGTCATTACGATCAATTCGCTCGAAGGGAACGATATTGCCTTATACGCAACAGAACTGGCTCACAAATGGGGGATAGGACAAAAAGGTAAGGACAATGGCATTATTTTACTAGTGTCCAAAACAGATAGGAAAATGACGATCAGAACGGGCTACGGAGTAGAACATTTACTGACTGACGCACTTTCTAAAAGGATCATTGAAAATATAATTACCCCAGAGTTTAAAAGAGGAAACTTTTACAAAGGCCTGGATGAAGGAACCGATGCCATTATTGCCATAATGAGCGGTGAATATCAGGGCGAAAGGCCATATGAGGAGCCCAACGGTAAGTTTTCAGCATTTATAATTGTCATTATTTTCATCGTCATCATGATCATACTTTCCAGAAGGAACAAGGGAGGTGGCAGAAACAGAGGGAGAAGGTCCGGTGGATTTTCTTTACTGGATGCCATTATACTGAGCAACGCAGGGCGAGGCGGATTCGGTAGCCGTGGAGGAGGGTTTGGTGGAGGTTCCGGAGGAGGCTTTGGAGGCGGAGGCTTCGGTGGAGGCTTCGGCGGAGGCGGCTTTGGCGGTGGCGGGGCCAGTGGCGGTTGGTAA